CGCTAGGATTGACGTGGCAGAATATCCGACCATATAAGTAAGGTATTGGGCATTAATGTATGGATTTTGGGGAGTAATGATTTCATTTCGatctgtaattttttaagtGATTGTAGGCCAATACTGTTCCCCCCACAGTGGATAACCAGTGCGTGAGGGGCGTTACCATTAAACCTATGTAATAAATTGTTCAAGTAAAGCTCCAGGTCTTCCCACTTTAAACCGCTGTGGCCAGCCCATATGACATTGATGTGTTGAAGGTCCAATTTTTCCCCACAAGTGGAATTAGAGTATTTCTGTGCCCTGGAGATGATTGAAGAGCCAACGATCCATACTGTCCGCAAACCTGCAAGCTTAGCTTACAATTAGTAAGATTCAGATGCTTACAGGTAAACAGATTGCGGGCGAATATAAGATTTAAAAGCGTCTGAACGCCATCTACCCTTAGATTTGATTATGTTCTCTGGGATGCCCTGCAAGTACATGTGGGTTGCAGCACCAATTCTAAGTGAgtgggatttgaaaactgaagtGTCTATGTTGAGAAATGCCAAGGCCCTTTTGAAAACTTGGTTGAATTGGTAGTAAGTTAGAGGGGAGCCATCAATGTGACACAAGAGCTGACCTGGGTATTTAGGTCTAGCATTCAAATAAGAGTGCAAGTTGTTGAATAGCAAGTGATTGTCATCAGAAAGGGTTATGATTAACGCTGTACCTGCACCATTCTGGTCAGTTTTGGTTTTTCCCAGaattaatttaattgaattacTTGAGAACAAAGTGGTATGGATGGTTAGAGCATTGTTTGTGTAATCTCACCCACACGCAATATAGCAAAACAAGCTAAAGAGAAGGCTgatgcaaacattttttcttcaaatgtaTTGGCACACACATGCGGCAGAGCGTTTCAAATGTTTATAAGGGTTGGGAGGGTTATGGGGCATCTAGAGTATCTTGACTGAAACATACGACGGAAACCCGACAGCAATTTCTTAACAATGAAAAATGAGCAAGGGTCATGATAGCTATTAATCTTTAAGTTGAAACCGATTCCTGCTAAGTAAGATCTAGCTGTTGCGTAAGATGTGCCCTTACATGACAAGAATgctatataattaataaaatgatcaagggggggggggcacaattTGGGCAAATTGTGTTGAGATTGGAACTGAAGGAAGGAATTGATGCCTTTATCATATGTTGCTTGGGTATTGTTGGAGATGGAGTTTTGTAGCAGTTCCTCTACTTTGGGTTTAAGATGTTGTAAAACTCCCTGGGTACTGGACAAGGATATTGGTCCGCATGGGGGGCCAACTGCCTGAATGTGCGCCACTGGAGACGAGATATGACATCGGGTATGTTATTTGTGCAGCCAGGTACATGAACACATTTGATCCTTTCGGATTTTGATGACTTTTGATTTAGAATATGGACCACTGCTTGGTTGTCAATGTTCAGAATAAGCTTTTAAGATTCAAGTGAATGACCCCATGTGAATATGGCTAAAACTACGGGAATGAGCTCGAGGTAGGTTATATCTTTTCTTATGTCTGATGACCAGTGCTGGGGTCACTGAATGTAGGCCCAATGCCCACCAAAGATGACACCGCAACCCAAGGAGCCTGAGCTATCGGATGCCATAAGTAGGGTATCTTGATCTGATTAATCGGGGTCTGACAATGGGGTTGAGCCATTGAAATTTGCTAGAAGCTAGAAATTCGAGCCAAACCTGCATATCTTGCTTTAGAGTTTTTGTTACTCTGATATAATGATACGGTTTAGCTGCCTGAGATAAACTACTATACATTCTCCTGCAAAAAGCTCTGCCTGCTGGAATGGCTTTGGTTATGAAAGCTAAAGACCCCGCTAACGACTGCATTTGTTTAAGGGTGATTTTATGTTTAGAAATGGAACTAGATAACAAAACTTGGAGGGCTTTGACTTTGTCAGGGGGCACAAATATAGATTGACTGATGGTGTCGATGCCAAAGCCTAAAATGTAATGCTAGTAGGGCCCTCGGACTTCTCGTGCAAAATAGGTACCACCAATTGCTGGCATActtgataaaatgtattcaTTAAGTGGAGGCAGGTATTGTTATTTGCTGGGCCcgcaaacaaaaaaatcatcgaGGTAGTGGACCATTGTATCGACATTTGCTGTAGTTTGGATAATCCAGTGCAGTGGAGCAACCGAAAGGCAAACCTTTATCTACGAagaaattgtctttaaaatgaAAGCCTAATAATGGGAAGTCTTTGGGGCAAATTGGAAGTAGTCGGAATGCATTAGCTATGTCTTTTTTGCCCAGCAAGGCACCACGGCCTAATTTGCTAATCATTGCAGTTGTCTCGTCAAATGACGTGTACTGAACCGAACATTGTTCAGGGTTGATGAAATCATTGACACTTTGGCCCTGTGGTGCGGACAAGTTGCAAATCATTCGCCAACCCCCTTGGTTTTTTTTGGTACTACCCCGATTGGACTGCAGCGAAGGTTTGAAATCGGAATATTTTTGAAAGGGCCCGCAATACGACCCAACTGAacttcttgaaatattttttgtgtaacTGGTCTGCATGGTAATCGGCAGATAACATGTTTTTTGATATAATTGAGGATCTAATGCCTGTGTAATGAATGCTAAAGccaaaattaaatccatgaacAAGTTCCCTAGCTATGTTACGATCAGGATATAGTTTTAACATGTCTTGTAATACACCAGGTTTAACCGATGTAGGCGCTAGGTCCCACAGGTCTGGGACGCAAATTGTGTTGTGCCCTTTGCTGACGCACAGGGGCAAGTAGTGGTTGGGGGTTGGGTCTGGGTTTTTCGTAACGGTAGGGAGAGTTTGATAGCTGGGGCGAATATTTACAAGATTGTTCTGGGTGGGGGTTACTGCACTTAATGCAACTGTGCTGGTCTTAGGCAAGTTCCCTTGTAATTGTACTCAAAGCATTTAAGAGACCTCTGAGTGGGATTTGCTTGGGTTTGTGGGGACTGGACCACATACAACAGCCAGAGTTCTGCGTCTATACAGTGTCCAAAGGGAGTAATCGGTTGCGGGAGCGCTTGAGCCTAAACTGGATGTCGTAATCCAACCAGCTGCTGCTAGAGGACCTAGAAGCTGCAGTACGgacaatgtttatatatttaaggAGCTGTTGGGTTTGGTCGGGGAATTTGGCCAGATAAACACTGGTAAATATGAGGAATGCGTTGGTCCAAGTTTCAACATTGGCGATCTTAGCTTTTTTATGTTTCGGCTTAATAACTATTTCCCCATTAACTAAAGCCAATTgttgctttaaaaatgcaattcacatgtaattttatgaacaacaattgtggttttttttagattttcacATCTCAAAACCAATCCGTCCGCGGACGCTAATCATGGAAAAAACTTGGAAAGGCCTTATAATGTACGGATCCTAAGAAAAGTTGTCTCTGGGTGCTTGGCACTGCCGTTCCTTTTGTTGTCTTGATGAAAAAGAGGAAGCTGCTATTTTTGACATGCGCATGTGCGCAAAGATTGGGTGAATCAGGATTATTATAGTCGGGGGAGTTATCTCGCTTGCCACCATATGTGCATTCTTCTTCGATAAATCGAACTTACCACACAGGGTAGTAAGTTCACTTATTTGAGCCAGATAAATAGACATAAGTTTTTTTTACCTCTTCTTAAAGAACGATTCGATATCGGACAACATATTATCcaataataaaaagatttgtaatTAACATGTAACAGAAAAAATGAGTTTCAGCATCCAAGCCTGTGAAGTGCATTAACATCACCAAATACATTAAGTATCCAAATTTGGTAAAGATTGAACACAATTTAGTAATATCTTTCTACTAAAGAGCTCCGAATTCTTTAATTAGCTCCAAAAACCATGACCTCCTCCAGTTTCCGAAACCTATGGCGCAAATTCAGTATTCAAGCCTTTGGAGTGCATCAGAATCGTAAGATGGACCTGCCATGAAGAGTTGGTGAAAATACGACTATAGTAATAACTAAGCTGTGGCCATCAAAGAGCGCATGCTTCAAAAATCTTTCCCTGTTCCAGCATATGAAACCTAGTTAatttaagtttaatattttaagttttaaaataagtattaattttagttttttgtATCATAAAATGCACTAGCCATGAAAGTTTGGTAATGTAAAGGGAAACCCCCAACAGAAGAAGAAACGTTTATAAATGGCCACAACCTGAATACTCATTGGAAGGTTTAAAGCGACGGAAAAGATGTAAATGAGATATTGAACGATTCATAACAACAAATAGTTTGAATTGAAACAGAAACCTttacattgttttaaactaaagaCGAAAGATTGGTACGTGATAAGTAAAGAAAGCACCACCCCTCACCCTCTTATCAGTGGAAAATAATGTGTTCTCCAGAGTAGTGATACAAATTATTccatataaatgtttatattgagAAGACACGTGACTCCATTCAAAAAGAGTCTTGGCATATCATAAAGTTCCTGGACAAACTggtcaaaattgtgaaattcctATTTATTTcagtcattttaattttagttcTGGTTCAGGGTAACAAAAGGAGCTATTCACAGTTGCACAATATCTTGATTCCTATGTTTGCTAGTTTAAGACATCATAATAAAGAAAACtctgaaaaagataaaaaaaaaaatattaatcaatcagataagaattaaaatgatgataagaTAGTATTTTTACCAGTTGGTGTATATCAACTCAGTATAGTCACATCATCATACTCAGCATAGTTTCCAATCACTGGGTTAAATCACATTTTCGTATTGATGGTCAAACTAATACATCATTTATCAAAATGCAATGATATGAAACATGAAAGAATGACCTCTTTAATCGGAggtaaaatttgttatcaaaCAGAATCTAAGAGGAGAATCTGAAATCAACGACTTCGATCGGTTATTTTTAATGCTTCATCATTCAGTTTTCCCATTCAGATAATTTCGTAATAAATTACCTGTACTTCATATATTAAAAGTGTTAAGTTCACTGTTATATTGTGCCAATATTTATTTAGCTTCAAATGTTTTTCATTACGTTCAATGCTTACAAACACTATTTTGAATTCACTGGAATATGCCTTGCAAATTGAATGGTTTTGCTGCTTGAAAACACAGGACTTGTGAACACATAGATTACGTAATCGCTACGAGATACGACTTAAAACAGAACAGGAAGTTTATAgacatttttgtgaaaaatacgTAGGAAAAACTGACAAAACCTGAATTTTACAAATCAGAACGTGAGTAATTATGCCAATTATTACATACTTTGATCAAATCATCAATTTGAGACGTGTTCTTTGATATTAAACTTTCGTTTTGGTGGATATTGATTTTAGGGAGTTACCCCTTTGTTGCTAATATTCATATTGTTATagtattgaaaaatttaaacgaAGTGGAATCAAAAGACAAAACTCAAATTTATGTAAAAGTTTATTATTTtggtacatttattttgaataaaagttgATGCGGCATTGCATGGTAGTTTTAGATTTGGAATttgaggaatttttttttcgtttaatATCAATAATGCAAACAATTGGttcaataaaaagttttatCCATAGATCCGTCTAGAAAACTAGTGTCTTTGTCTACagtgttttaataaaaaaagaatggtTTTTACAACATATTTTATTCTCTAATATCCAACACACATACACGAACTTTGCTACCCCTGATCAATAGATTTTTTAGTTTGAAACGTAATTTACAAGGACCTTGACTTACATTAGATTCAGGTAATTTAAAAAACCCAGAGATCTCTTAGAGCGCTTCCGATTGTGTTAAAAAGACAAAGAACTTTATTTCAAAGTAGCTCTTTGTCACAACTGTATTTTGCAACGAATAGCATtggtaaataaagaaatgaaagttTATCTTTAGCAGTTTCTGTTGCATAATGTCTTGAATTAAATCTATTTCATGAAgatcaaaaatgagaaaaaggCCGATgatatcaatagaaaaatttaaCTGTAGATTAGTTTTCCaaacatatttgatagataGAAGGGCATGACAGTTataaggtttattttttttagtcttTAGAATCAACATTTGtttgtatatttgattttatcgAAAATATTGTCTTTCATCCTCTATTAAACATTGACTGAActaatttaaaacaaactatTCATGAATCGGTGTTTATTTGTAATGTAGATTCATACAATATTTAATGTCTCACTTGACTTTTGCCAGCGTCGACTTTTTGTGATGCTGCTTGATTTGTATGTTTTTAGGCAAATCCAGAATTTCATTTCAGACTTTCCTTATTATCGGTACGGTGGCAAATTTCTTTCACCTTCTTGATTTTTGTTAACATATGAGATTAAAGAAATATCAACTTATAGTTCTTTCGACGTGCAaatttactatgttattatgcAACAAAGGTTTAAAAGCCATGTGTCATCTGTAGAATATAGTTAAATGGCCGTCCACATGTGACACCCAACATGTGAGAAGATGCAACCTGCATGAACATGCAACTTAATTTTGTAAACACGAAAACTAACAACATTAACGTGCCGTTTATTTAGACATGCAGTTTAATGATgtttacatgcatttattttgatatgcatCTATTTGTGTATGCACGCATATCATTGAGTTATTTTGGTTTTCAACAAAATACTTTAGTATCTTGCGTATTAACTTCAATGCATGTTCATGTACATAGTTATATAAATTAAGTATTCTCATAAAGTATAATAGGTGCTTGTTGGATCGTACTCATAAATTTACATTAGCTAATAAGATATGTTAAAAGCCAAACTAAGTTAAACATTAACCATTAACAATATACTTCTGTGTTGCATTAGTGGATGGCTTATAACCATTTATGATACCACtatgtatgaaaaatatttctaattttttcttGCATTATGTCTCTTTTATTAGTTAAAACGAGATTATTTAATCGATGGTGTCTTCTTTGTTTTTATCAGTCTTTTGTGTACGAGGCTGGATTGTCGTGGCTGTTTTAGACTTTATCTTTATAAATCCCCTTCGAAGAACTCTGTTAATATaggatttaaaatacatttaaaatttagctAACATTTATGGTATTTTTTCTCTACTCAATGaatttagtttatatttttacaaatccttttttacaaattttaggTAGATCTGAAGGTTAATTTTGTATACCACCCAGTCTCCTTAAACAAAATTCTCTCTTAAACACACATGTACAAGAACTATAACATGCTGTCATATGGAAGTCCTTTTTGAAGTAAAGAGGACACATTCTAATTAGTTTATGCCAAATGTGAAGAAAAGGAagtgaaatatgttttatacttttgaaataTATGCATCCTTGCCAAATGCTTCGTTTAATTTTGtgtaattgatatatatatatatatatatatatatatatatatatatatatatatatatatatatatatatatatatatatatatatatatatatatatatataattttcctatctaaaaagtaaatttttcatgattaattCTGTGGACCACTCAGCCCCCTCAAATAATGTTTAATCTTAAAGGCACGTGCGTTTAAGGACCATGACATCTACTTTTTCGATGAATGGGGACACATTCTagataatttatatcaaatgtcaaggaaaaaagtaaacaaagaaTGATGAATTTAAGACTTATGAAATGTATGCATTCCTTCCAAATGCATTGTTAAATTTTATGTACCATAGGATAGTCTTGATTGTTTGATACATTTGGAAAGCTTATTAAGTTTTAGATCTAATATGTTATAGACAAAACTGATATTTGATGAAGTTTAGTTAATTGATACATTAATCTTTATGATATACACTAACAAATTTGACTCCAAAAATACAGATTTCGCATGAAGGAAAATCCACTAAAACAAGACTTGATGTTTTTGATAAAGACAGAAGTAGGGATACTGTAATTATGATAATAGTTTCTGTTCTGAAAACCCCTTAGTAATGCTACAGCTCAAAGTAAATTAAATGGTAAACAGGAAAAGGATTTAAAGAGTTCAATAACACTCTACtgtgttaaaataaataataacacgAACATATGAAAACGAAAATTAGCTCTTTTCATTTCCTTATCTAACAGAATTTGATGCAAATTAATCCTTTCTTTTTACCAGGTAATAAAATACGAGGATTGCGAAATTATTGAACCAACTCGAAAATTTCCTTTTTACGTGAAAATAGGCATAAACATAGAAAACAATTCGACAAATAATTGaagaaagatgaaaataatatttcattttttatgaccGTATAGAAACAAGTTTGTGGTCGAATTACCCGGCGCAGACATAAATTTTAAGGTTAAAAACTTAAACAATTTCTTCCTAAGTGTTGGTAGACCAACAATTAAAAAACTCATATATTATATggtcattttcatatttattgtgACTAACTTTTGTGCAAGTTTCAATAGTTTTCAAGTTAAAATATGGCAAAAGTACAAGCAGGTTTATCAAGCAAAAGAACTCTGACCatgatatttgttaaaatttgacgTCACGGCGGCGCAGCCAATCCAGCTCAAATTGGTGAGAATCTTAGAAGAATACCTTTTTAGGCCAATTAATTGCTTAAACAAATACTATACAATGTAAAGGGGTCAAGGACTTCTTTTTAtcggatttaaaaaaattaattcaatcaagcgaactaaatatatattacttgaacaaaaaaaactgaaatcgACAGatctaaaatataaacaatacgACAGTAAAAACACAGAAAGTTGACTTTTGGGTAGATTTctattcataaaatataaaatactggagaaattatgtaaatgttcataccttaaaatgaaaacaaaagacgagaaattaaaaaaaataatccatgtTTTCCGTTTGTGTGTAAGACGTTAAAAACAAAGGAGCAAGGAAATGCGTTGAAATGACGTTGTGGTGAGTTTGGGGTTGCTCCGGGTCACTGGCTTTAAGCAAGTTTGAcagcttaccaggaatgatctaaCGATATCTTTGACtggaaattttaattcataaacgGTATCCtggtttacttttttaaattttactttttaaattttaatggtTTATCTTTTTTCCCAAGGGAGTAAGGGTAGATGTCTCAACAATTTCCGAACAGCCCTCGTATATGTATCAAAATCTATTATAGCCTAGGTGGCAAgaatttatcaaacaaaaaataaacatttttcatatttcaatatattttgaggaacgtaattttttttcttgttttatggACACATGTTTGgataaataatcaatatttatccAAAAAATTAAGGCATGATCGgcatgttataaataaatagattaaatCTCACTCTTTTGTTGCTTTccgaaatacatgtaccaattatGAGTAAATATTTTCTGGTAGGGAAGGTGCATTGTTTACTTACATTTAACTTCAGAATAAAAATCTTGTGCAATAAAGGCAAACTTGATATCAATCACAATGTAACTGTTTAATAGTTAATGCATCGAATTGGTACTTTAAAGTTATCCAAAGCGTTGTATATGCACATATAGTAATATTTGTCCGATGACAGATACTAAATCAGATGTGGTCGGACTAGCTGATTACAGTTTGAATATCGAAGTGAAGTAATTTGGACTTTTTTTTATCCCCATATAGTTTAAATTAATTTGCTTGAGATTGAACAAGACAAGAAAAAACAGGAAACAACGAGTTATCTTTAGGTTGAAATTTCAGCGCAAAAGGTTAACTAAGATGAACCATAACGCCAAAAAGCATTTGAGTTTATTAATCTCGAAAACGAATTAATTCTTTTCTAGACCTATACTTTCACTGTTTACACTGTGtcatttcatataattttctaGATGTAATGTTTATGTCTAGACGTCTATGAcatctaaatcatgtttaatttTCCTATGTTAAAATATGCTACATATCCACCGATACAGATTTTAAGCAGATGCATTTTTTGTAGATCAATATCAAAccatctttatttcaaaataaatggtTCAATGAACAggtattttggggtttttttcagatGACACGTACATATTTAGTCCAATCCGCCATATTGGCTTGGATAGTTACCACTCTTCTTTCAGTAAGTATTTTCTTCATTacgaaaatttaaatttttatcagtattattcttaatttaaatataaattaatttttgtcttcaacatttaaatatttttgtgtttaaaaatcatttatacacatcattttcttttaaaatttatatagatCACCAGTGGGCCAATGATAAAGATGTATTTATCAATTGAGGACTGTTCCAATGGTCTCAGTGTTCATAAAAAGTTACAGAAATTGAACATCAACACATCCAGTGATTTTGGTGGCATCAAAAATACAACTGAACTATTTTTTGCTCGTTTGACATATTTCTTGGCTTGCGTCTTAGGTCTTAGCATAATTTTGACAATCTTGATGATCTTCCCACAAATGTTCTATAAGAAGATTTTATACGCAGCAGTCGTGTTCTTTTCTTTAGTATGTATTCAGCATACCATTCTTATTCAAgcttaaattcattaaatttttgaaactaTATCTTATAGGTAAAAGGAAAAACACTTAGAAAGTTTTGAAGTTAATCGAACGTTCTTCTGTTACAGTTTACCGCTGCCTTCATAGGTTTGACCATTTGGTCGGTTTTACTTTACGTGGATCTGTACAATGAACAAATCGATCCTAACACCAAAACGGTAATGTTTTTTCAATACAACCTCATTTGTGATATGGGAATATTATTCACACATCTTTTTTATCACAACAGGGTGATTTGCATGGTCAAATGGTATCTTCGttaaaagattactttcggAGTGACAACTTAACCACTGAAACTAAGATCTCCAATGAGTGGAATCAACTATTTATAGACGTAAGTGAAAGTAAAGCTTTTCAGTCACAGACTGATTTGCCACAAGAAACCGTTTaattagacaaaaaaaaatctgaacagTTGCAATTTTACGTGCATCTGTATGAGATACTTGTAGAGTCGTCAGTGAAATCTACTCCTTTTTTGATTTACCTTTGCTCTAAAAgcatatattttatcataaaaaaagagTTACAGTTGGTTGCTTTCGGATCGAGACTTAAGGTTGCACAAACCTTaagtatatatattcttttgtgtACGATAAGAAGTGAAAAGGATAAAGAAAGCACACTCAAAGCgcattcaaataatattttattaagaataTTCAGACTAGTCTATAAACTCCGACCCAATTTTATCTCTCGTATTACTAGGCATGCAATATTTCAGTTCGAATGCTGCGGCGTTAACAGAGTGGCGGGGACTACTAACGACTTTgatcacacatcctggtgtacCACACATGGAAGTTGTCAGGCCACCGCCTCGCAGATACCAAAAACGTGCTGCAAAGGTTTTACAGAAAATGATTATCAATACGCTCCTTCCGACTGTCATTCCTCTGTTAGCCCCGGCATTTACTATGACAAGGTAACGACACTTAAAAGGGggtaaaaatacaatatagaattgaaaaaggaaaatacatgagATATGATCTggaataaacttttattcaattttttttatcgtgtTCACTTGTTACAATGATATGAGACTTAATGGTGCTCAATATTGATCAATTATTGGGTTACTTGTTTACCAAAGTAAATTGATATAtgtgtatacatgatttttttgaTAAGATAAGTAAGTCTATTCAGTGTACATAGATTTTGTCTTATTGGTTTAAAGTGATATGCATATCTAATGtcaataattgtttaaaaagtatacatgtactactattTCTTACAACATAGGTAACAAGCAATTAAGATGTTTTCGGAGTTGTTTTCGTAAAGATATctaataatcaatattttcttcaaaGGGTTGCTTCTCTGTCATCAAGAAAGAGGTTATAAAGGAAATCGATTCTTTTACCGATGAAATTCTCACAGAGGGGCTAAGAGTAATTTTAGTCATGGTGGGTATATTTTAGAATATAcccatatattatatttatatgatattatattatctatattgttttaaaacatatattttttcctcCTATCGACCTACACCTCATCCAAAAAGTTACATGTGCAATGAAGCTGACCACTAAGTTTCTACAAAGTGAACAGAAGGGGTGGAACGATGCAGCACATGGTCTCAATTCATTCCGGAttatttaaggaggctgggggggTCCAAAAAATAATTCTCCAAAATTCACCAAATGCAGAAATGTTTCatataatcttaatttacattttaatatggAAGACCACATCACAATCAtcgttaattttatcatttattgcatCTGAAGAAATTGCacgttatgtaaaaaaaaaatatgaaaaatatttgaatcttgatttacattttaatatggAAGACCACATTACAATCAtcgttaattttatcatttattgcatCTGAAGAAATTGCacgttatgtaaaaaaaaaatatgaaaaatatttgaaatataaataaaggcAAAAACATACCAATaacatcacaaaaaattaacacaataagaaaaacttaacattatttgttataaagaaaaatatcacaattttacCCAAATGTCATACAAAATGTCATACAAATgcaaatatgtaaaacaaaaaaaagtagcCACAAGATTATTTCCAAATCTTAacataataataatcaatacatatgtaataaagattgagcatttaaaaaaaatttcgatggggaaattaaaaaaaaaaataaaaggaaaatattagaacaaaatatttgaagttttacAAGTTACCTCCCGTTGAAAAGTTAGAAAATGCTGAAAAGCagctgaaataatttttttgcatcTTGTAAACCTTGGTTTACCATCAATTGACTCTTTAAATAATGCTTCAATACCATCATAtcaatttctttcaaaagaCAATTTCAGTACATTGTTTGAGTTATAGAACATTCAATTGAAAATCGTTTTTGTATAGAGATAAAAACGCTTTAAAATGGCAGCCTCGTTAAAACAATTTATACATATTACCCAACAAAACTAGCCTTCTGCCTCTTAACTCATTCAAACAGAGTTTACATTTAGATTCGTTAACAATAAACATTGCTTTCCAATTTACAACTGATTATCTCATTTTCAAATTTGCCAAGTATCCATATTTGGATAGAACACTTTGAGAAGATCGATATTAACTGGCGGCAAgatcttaaaaatatatatttaattatatatttatttattcgtagatctattttcttcttttaattttttttttcaagtgttcTTTTTTGTGCTCGAGAAAGGAAAGTAAGGAAATCGCTAAATCTTGTCACATCGGAGCTAGATCCCTAGCCCCACGGGAAAATTCGGAATAACATGCCGTATGTCTACAGTATGTCAACTGCATTTGTACCCGTAGACGGATTTT
The nucleotide sequence above comes from Magallana gigas chromosome 2, xbMagGiga1.1, whole genome shotgun sequence. Encoded proteins:
- the LOC109617040 gene encoding uncharacterized protein isoform X3 produces the protein MTRTYLVQSAILAWIVTTLLSITSGPMIKMYLSIEDCSNGLSVHKKLQKLNINTSSDFGGIKNTTELFFARLTYFLACVLGLSIILTILMIFPQMFYKKILYAAVVFFSLFTAAFIGLTIWSVLLYVDLYNEQIDPNTKTGDLHGQMVSSLKDYFRSDNLTTETKISNEWNQLFIDFECCGVNRVAGTTNDFDHTSWCTTHGSCQATASQIPKTCCKGFTENDYQYAPSDCHSSVSPGIYYDKGCFSVIKKEVIKEIDSFTDEILTEGLRVILVMGSCSFLSLIELCVFIGLCSTESGANRQTKNASTMTEHAKHLYPDLQKNNHNYSSMTDHAQHLYQDFPRKNYNYSTMTDHAQHLY
- the LOC109617040 gene encoding uncharacterized protein isoform X4, translating into MTRTYLVQSAILAWIVTTLLSITSGPMIKMYLSIEDCSNGLSVHKKLQKLNINTSSDFGGIKNTTELFFARLTYFLACVLGLSIILTILMIFPQMFYKKILYAAVVFFSLFTAAFIGLTIWSVLLYVDLYNEQIDPNTKTGDLHGQMVSSLKDYFRSDNLTTETKISNEWNQLFIDFECCGVNRVAGTTNDFDHTSWCTTHGSCQATASQIPKTCCKGFTENDYQYAPSDCHSSVSPGIYYDKGCFSVIKKEVIKEIDSFTDEILTEGLRVILVMCSFLCSRKESKEIAKSCHIGARSLAPRENSE
- the LOC109617040 gene encoding uncharacterized protein isoform X2 translates to MTRTYLVQSAILAWIVTTLLSITSGPMIKMYLSIEDCSNGLSVHKKLQKLNINTSSDFGGIKNTTELFFARLTYFLACVLGLSIILTILMIFPQMFYKKILYAAVVFFSLFTAAFIGLTIWSVLLYVDLYNEQIDPNTKTGDLHGQMVSSLKDYFRSDNLTTETKISNEWNQLFIDFECCGVNRVAGTTNDFDHTSWCTTHGSCQATASQIPKTCCKGFTENDYQYAPSDCHSSVSPGIYYDKGCFSVIKKEVIKERIQFDSFSEDILREGLRVILVMGSCSCLSLLGTCVIGICLKKTTSKPNNGSTAHGYVELVCPTSQTNNVSTTHGNLQPVCPTSQTNNVSTTHGNVQPVCPTSQTNNVSTTHGNVQPECPTSQTNKESTSQTNNVSTTHGNVQPECPTSQTNKESIGL